A genomic region of Exiguobacterium oxidotolerans JCM 12280 contains the following coding sequences:
- the nrdR gene encoding transcriptional regulator NrdR, protein MRCPACNYNGTKVLDSRPVQDFGSIRRRRECESCGYRFTTFEMIEQTPLIIVKKDGTRDEFNRDKILRGLVRACEKRPISIEQLETVVSRVEKALRETAQHEIPSEQVGRLVLNELASVDEVAYVRFASVYKQFKDINVFFQELSELMERHQENERENLT, encoded by the coding sequence ATGCGTTGTCCAGCCTGTAACTATAATGGGACGAAGGTTCTCGATTCGAGACCTGTGCAAGACTTTGGCTCGATTCGGCGTCGTCGTGAATGTGAATCATGTGGTTATCGTTTTACAACATTCGAGATGATTGAACAAACACCACTCATCATCGTGAAAAAGGATGGGACACGTGACGAATTCAATCGTGATAAAATCTTGCGTGGACTCGTCCGAGCATGTGAAAAACGTCCGATTTCAATTGAGCAACTCGAAACGGTCGTCAGTCGTGTCGAGAAAGCCTTACGGGAAACGGCACAACATGAAATTCCGAGTGAGCAAGTCGGCCGGCTCGTCTTGAATGAACTCGCTTCTGTTGATGAAGTGGCGTATGTCCGTTTTGCGAGTGTCTACAAACAATTCAAAGACATCAATGTCTTTTTCCAAGAGTTATCTGAACTAATGGAACGCCATCAAGAAAATGAACGTGAAAATTTAACGTAA
- the speD gene encoding adenosylmethionine decarboxylase, protein MDTMGRHIIAELWDCNPEKLNDMEFVERLFVDAALQAGAEVREVAFHKFAPHGVSGVVIISESHLTIHSFPEHGYASVDVFTCGDRIDPAIAANYIADALDAKIRENVEIPRGMGPVKVPAATIQHVN, encoded by the coding sequence ATGGATACTATGGGAAGACACATTATTGCAGAACTTTGGGATTGTAATCCTGAAAAATTAAACGACATGGAGTTTGTTGAACGACTCTTCGTCGACGCAGCACTTCAAGCAGGTGCAGAAGTACGCGAAGTCGCATTCCACAAGTTTGCTCCACACGGAGTAAGCGGCGTCGTCATCATTTCTGAATCGCATTTGACGATTCATAGTTTCCCAGAACACGGATACGCATCAGTTGATGTCTTTACGTGTGGGGATCGCATCGATCCAGCCATCGCAGCGAATTATATCGCTGACGCATTAGATGCAAAAATCCGTGAAAATGTCGAAATTCCGCGTGGCATGGGACCAGTTAAAGTTCCAGCAGCTACGATTCAGCACGTTAACTGA
- a CDS encoding glyceraldehyde-3-phosphate dehydrogenase has translation MGVKVAVNGFGRIGRMVFRRLIAEGKSQVVAINASYPPETLAHLIKYDTVHGKFEYPVEIVEEGLMINEQLVKIVSERNPELLPWGELEIDVVVEATGKFNSKDGASKHLLAGAKKVVITAPAKGDIRTIVMGVNDAMYDHESDHVVSNASCTTNCLAPVVQVIDRAFGIETGLVTTIHAFTNDQNNIDNPHKDLRRARACGSSIIPTSTGAARAISLVLPHLEGKLNGLALRVPTPNVSLVDLVVEVSRDTTVAEVNEAFVKAADGALDGILGLTMEPLVSIDFNGEVRSTVVDGLSTMVMGGRQVKVLAWYDNEWGYSCRVVDLVQMIGAHIEATTVEKELELK, from the coding sequence ATGGGAGTCAAGGTGGCAGTTAACGGGTTTGGGCGTATTGGTCGAATGGTGTTCCGTCGATTAATCGCTGAGGGGAAAAGTCAGGTCGTCGCAATTAATGCAAGTTATCCACCGGAAACACTCGCGCACTTAATCAAGTACGATACGGTCCATGGAAAGTTTGAGTACCCGGTCGAGATTGTCGAGGAGGGCTTGATGATTAATGAACAACTCGTGAAAATCGTCAGTGAACGCAATCCTGAGTTATTACCGTGGGGGGAACTTGAGATTGATGTCGTTGTCGAAGCGACGGGGAAGTTCAATTCGAAAGACGGCGCAAGCAAACATCTGTTGGCGGGTGCTAAAAAGGTCGTCATCACGGCACCAGCGAAAGGCGATATTCGTACCATCGTAATGGGGGTTAACGATGCGATGTACGATCATGAGAGTGATCACGTCGTCTCGAATGCATCTTGTACGACGAATTGCCTTGCGCCTGTCGTTCAAGTCATCGATCGAGCGTTCGGGATTGAGACGGGGCTCGTCACGACGATTCATGCTTTTACGAATGATCAAAATAATATCGATAATCCCCACAAGGATTTACGTCGCGCGCGAGCTTGCGGGTCATCGATTATTCCGACATCAACCGGTGCAGCACGCGCCATTTCACTCGTTTTACCACATCTCGAAGGGAAGTTGAATGGGCTTGCACTCCGTGTTCCGACACCGAACGTGTCGCTCGTGGATCTCGTCGTCGAAGTGAGCAGGGATACGACGGTCGCAGAAGTAAACGAAGCGTTCGTGAAAGCAGCTGACGGCGCGTTAGACGGGATTCTAGGACTGACGATGGAACCGCTCGTTTCGATTGATTTCAACGGGGAAGTCCGTTCGACGGTCGTCGATGGCCTATCGACGATGGTCATGGGGGGACGCCAAGTGAAGGTGCTCGCTTGGTACGACAATGAGTGGGGATATTCATGTCGTGTCGTCGATCTCGTTCAGATGATTGGAGCCCATATTGAGGCAACAACGGTTGAAAAGGAATTAGAATTAAAATAA
- the coaE gene encoding dephospho-CoA kinase (Dephospho-CoA kinase (CoaE) performs the final step in coenzyme A biosynthesis.), with translation MRIGLTGGIATGKSTVATYLQTNGIPVIDADLIAREVMEPDGIAYQDVKAAFPEAFEDGILIRAKLGEIIFRDSEKRNLLNELMHPKIRQQMLARADELEQQEESLVVFDIPLLLEGDWKQLVDQVVVVYCNASLQLERLMERNQMSRDEAASRVQSQLDIEQKRLLADYVLINEGTVEALYQQIDQWLKTLPMAH, from the coding sequence ATGAGAATCGGTTTGACGGGAGGAATCGCGACGGGAAAGAGTACCGTCGCGACGTATCTACAAACGAATGGGATTCCGGTCATCGATGCTGATTTGATCGCACGGGAAGTCATGGAACCGGATGGAATAGCTTATCAAGATGTGAAAGCTGCCTTTCCGGAAGCATTTGAAGATGGGATATTAATCCGCGCCAAGCTTGGTGAAATTATTTTTCGCGATAGTGAAAAACGGAATTTACTGAACGAGTTGATGCATCCGAAGATTCGACAACAGATGCTCGCTCGGGCAGACGAATTGGAACAGCAAGAAGAATCTTTAGTTGTTTTTGATATCCCGCTTTTGTTGGAAGGCGATTGGAAACAGCTTGTCGATCAAGTCGTAGTGGTCTATTGTAACGCTTCTCTACAATTGGAGCGCTTGATGGAACGCAATCAAATGTCACGTGACGAAGCAGCGTCGCGTGTGCAATCCCAACTCGATATTGAACAGAAGCGTCTCCTTGCCGACTATGTGTTGATTAATGAAGGAACGGTCGAAGCGTTATACCAACAAATTGATCAGTGGTTAAAAACATTACCGATGGCTCACTGA
- the mutM gene encoding DNA-formamidopyrimidine glycosylase: protein MPELPEVETVRRSLERTVSGKTISSVKVFHPKMIRGMEVAPFVDALKQERIERVERRGKFLLFAFEQFYLVSHLRMEGKYFPYPQAIEKDKHTHVIFRFTDGSELHYNDVRKFGTMELREKATVMQVPPLAQLEREPFDPTFTAEVLAENLIRKKRSPIKTALLDQSIFLGLGNIYVDETLFAARVHPLTKAGALTLDDISRIHVAGVDVLQKAVESGGSTIRSYVSPSGQGEFQLQLAVYGQTGAPCPRCGTAIEKIKVGGRGTHFCPNCQQVAL from the coding sequence TTGCCTGAATTACCTGAAGTCGAGACCGTCAGACGCAGTCTGGAGCGGACGGTCTCTGGAAAAACGATTTCTTCTGTGAAGGTCTTCCATCCGAAGATGATCCGGGGAATGGAAGTCGCACCGTTTGTCGACGCCTTAAAACAAGAGCGGATCGAACGCGTCGAGCGGCGTGGGAAATTTCTTTTATTTGCATTTGAACAGTTTTATCTCGTCAGTCATTTACGAATGGAAGGGAAGTATTTTCCGTATCCGCAAGCGATTGAAAAAGATAAGCATACCCATGTCATCTTCCGGTTCACAGACGGCTCAGAGTTGCATTATAACGACGTCCGAAAGTTCGGGACGATGGAGTTGCGGGAAAAAGCGACTGTGATGCAGGTCCCACCACTTGCCCAACTCGAGCGGGAACCGTTTGATCCGACGTTCACGGCGGAAGTCTTAGCCGAAAATCTAATTCGCAAAAAACGCAGCCCGATCAAGACAGCATTACTCGATCAATCGATCTTTTTAGGACTTGGGAACATCTACGTCGATGAGACGTTGTTCGCGGCACGGGTTCATCCGTTAACGAAAGCAGGGGCCCTGACGCTTGACGATATTTCGCGGATTCACGTCGCAGGTGTCGATGTCTTACAAAAGGCCGTCGAAAGTGGCGGCAGTACGATTCGGAGTTATGTCTCACCGTCCGGACAAGGCGAATTTCAATTGCAGCTCGCTGTGTATGGACAGACGGGTGCACCGTGTCCGCGCTGTGGGACGGCGATTGAAAAAATCAAGGTCGGTGGACGTGGGACACACTTCTGTCCGAACTGTCAGCAGGTCGCGTTATGA
- the polA gene encoding DNA polymerase I, whose translation MENKLLLIDGNSLTYRAFFALPPMTDAQGRNTNAAYGFTMMLLKLLEEEQPTHMLVAFDASSETFRHDVYQEYKGSREKTPSELREQFPIVRDICEALGIQMMELHRYEADDLIGTLARTMPADRTRIVTGDKDLLQLVTDQVEVLITKRGITDVQCMTEDLFAETYGGLKPIQMIDLKGLMGDKSDNIPGIPGIGEKTAIKLISAYGSVEGLYEHVEDLKGKQKEKVIANEELARLSKELATIKLDVPLDVTLPDLQISDVDTQVPYSLFQSLGFKSLTNRFAPVVKEEDKEQLNIETITTLPSDVQDAVLVVEQLREDYMEEDIIGFSIATPNQIYVASRELVEDPAFREWIESDHQKICLDAKQVAFALRKHGLKLQAFDDLLLAGYLLNLSGGTTLASIAGHYAMMAPSEEAVLGKGAKRSVPTDELLHSYLAEKARMIERLFPKVQEELKANQQFDLYETLERPLSGVLAEMEWTGIRVDVATLQEMQHDLAGRLTDLEELIYGQAGEAFNINSPKQLGVILFEKLELPAFKKTKTGYSTAADVLEKLRPLHPVIDHIMLYRELQKLQSTYVEGLQKVIKEDGKIHTRFAQTIAQTGRLSSVNPNLQNIPVRIEEGRKIRKAFVPSQAGWSLYAADYSQIELRVMAHMSEDKTLVDAFLHDADIHTQTASSVFSVEPGDVTGNMRRQAKAVNFGIIYGISDYGLSQNLNISRKEAQDFIDRYFELFPQIKLFMDAAIEKARANGFVETLMNRRRNIPDINSKNFNLRGFAERTAINTPIQGSAADIIKKAMLDVHAALEASPLKARLLLQVHDELIFEAPDEELDALKALVKQAMEQTVELSVPLRVDGDAGHSWYETK comes from the coding sequence ATGGAAAACAAACTTTTATTGATTGACGGAAACTCACTAACGTATCGTGCCTTTTTTGCCTTGCCGCCGATGACGGACGCACAAGGACGTAACACGAACGCCGCTTACGGCTTTACGATGATGTTACTTAAATTACTTGAAGAGGAGCAACCGACGCATATGTTAGTCGCGTTTGATGCTTCGAGCGAAACGTTCCGCCATGATGTGTATCAAGAATACAAGGGAAGTCGAGAAAAGACACCGTCTGAACTACGGGAGCAGTTCCCGATCGTACGTGACATCTGTGAAGCGCTCGGTATTCAAATGATGGAGCTTCATCGTTATGAAGCCGATGATTTGATTGGAACACTCGCACGGACGATGCCAGCAGACCGGACACGGATCGTCACGGGGGATAAAGATTTACTTCAACTCGTCACCGATCAAGTCGAGGTATTGATCACGAAGCGCGGTATCACGGACGTCCAGTGTATGACGGAAGACTTATTTGCCGAGACATACGGTGGACTGAAGCCGATTCAAATGATTGATTTAAAAGGGTTGATGGGCGATAAATCAGATAACATTCCCGGGATTCCTGGAATCGGCGAAAAAACAGCGATTAAATTAATTTCTGCGTATGGTTCAGTCGAAGGACTATATGAGCATGTCGAAGACTTAAAAGGAAAACAAAAAGAGAAGGTCATCGCGAATGAAGAGCTTGCCCGGTTGTCGAAGGAACTTGCCACAATCAAACTCGATGTCCCGCTCGACGTCACATTACCGGATTTACAGATCAGTGATGTCGATACACAAGTACCGTATTCGTTATTCCAATCGCTCGGGTTTAAATCGTTAACGAATCGTTTTGCCCCTGTTGTCAAGGAAGAAGACAAGGAACAATTGAACATCGAGACGATTACGACACTTCCTTCAGACGTGCAGGATGCTGTCCTCGTCGTCGAGCAGTTGCGCGAAGACTACATGGAAGAAGACATCATCGGTTTTAGTATCGCGACACCGAATCAAATTTATGTCGCTTCTCGTGAATTGGTCGAAGATCCTGCTTTTCGTGAGTGGATTGAGTCGGATCATCAAAAAATCTGTCTCGATGCGAAACAAGTCGCCTTTGCATTACGAAAACATGGTTTAAAACTGCAAGCCTTCGACGACTTGTTACTCGCTGGGTACTTATTGAATTTGAGTGGTGGGACAACACTTGCATCGATTGCCGGTCATTATGCGATGATGGCACCGAGTGAAGAAGCAGTCCTTGGAAAAGGCGCAAAACGTAGCGTGCCGACAGACGAACTGTTGCATTCGTATTTAGCAGAAAAAGCACGGATGATTGAGCGATTGTTCCCGAAAGTACAAGAAGAACTCAAAGCGAACCAACAATTCGACTTGTATGAAACGCTCGAACGTCCCTTGTCAGGCGTGCTTGCTGAAATGGAGTGGACCGGCATCCGTGTCGATGTCGCGACGTTACAAGAGATGCAACATGATCTTGCAGGACGCTTAACGGATCTTGAGGAATTGATTTATGGTCAAGCGGGTGAAGCGTTCAATATCAACTCACCGAAACAACTTGGCGTCATCCTGTTCGAAAAACTTGAACTTCCTGCCTTTAAGAAAACGAAGACGGGTTATTCGACGGCAGCAGATGTCTTAGAGAAGTTAAGACCACTCCATCCGGTCATCGATCACATCATGCTATATCGTGAACTGCAAAAACTCCAATCGACGTACGTCGAAGGGTTACAAAAAGTTATCAAAGAAGATGGGAAAATCCATACGCGGTTCGCTCAGACGATCGCCCAAACAGGACGACTCAGTTCCGTTAACCCGAACCTGCAAAATATTCCTGTCCGGATTGAAGAGGGACGGAAGATTCGTAAAGCATTTGTTCCGAGTCAAGCCGGATGGTCCCTGTACGCTGCCGATTACTCACAAATCGAGTTGCGTGTCATGGCGCATATGTCGGAAGATAAAACGCTGGTCGATGCATTCCTGCACGACGCTGACATTCATACACAAACAGCGAGTAGTGTCTTTTCGGTCGAACCGGGTGATGTGACAGGAAACATGCGTCGCCAAGCGAAGGCCGTCAACTTCGGAATCATTTACGGTATCAGTGATTACGGTTTGTCGCAAAACTTGAATATCAGTCGGAAAGAAGCACAAGACTTCATCGATCGTTATTTTGAGCTGTTCCCGCAAATCAAGTTATTCATGGATGCTGCAATCGAAAAAGCACGCGCGAATGGATTCGTCGAGACATTGATGAACCGGCGTCGTAACATCCCGGACATCAATTCGAAAAACTTTAACTTACGTGGTTTTGCAGAACGGACGGCAATCAATACACCGATTCAAGGATCGGCGGCAGATATCATCAAAAAAGCGATGCTCGATGTACATGCTGCGCTTGAAGCGTCACCACTCAAGGCGCGTTTATTGCTTCAAGTACATGATGAATTGATATTTGAAGCACCAGACGAAGAGCTGGACGCTTTAAAAGCACTCGTCAAACAAGCGATGGAGCAGACGGTCGAATTGTCAGTGCCGTTACGCGTTGACGGGGATGCGGGGCATTCCTGGTACGAAACGAAATAA
- the pnpS gene encoding two-component system histidine kinase PnpS, with protein MSKYRKRFILKMLSFISLVLIALGFLLGQSFKEFYVNNEKEKLMDETSLVETILQGRSLEEMAAYVDQLYAESHFDMILFNSRGEIIAGTPVDVTKLNVRAINFSAIPMDGTFESKTDDTSLQFTKPVQTASGNEVYLSLIRYTKDLDVIYSRIWTVIVLSLIVSLFMIFFTVYSSTKRFLRPVAEATEVLRELSHGNYKSRVYELNSPDESRDLGKSINLLARNLENASSGEAMQRARLESLIEYMGAGLMLIDEKGYVLLVNRTYREMFNIHGKSNGQLYYRVLPNEKMSQVIEDVYLTEKPNRKQSSVRFGINSRTFMVSAAPIFGKNGRVQGTTVVFNDITEIKKLEQMRKDFVANVSHELKTPLTSIKGFAETLLDGAQDVPEIREQFLNIIHDESERMQTLVEDLLELSRLEQDNYQLETTIVDVTSLINETETLLHHKAQEKEMTIHIETEEEVFIRADLNRLKQVVVNLVANALNYTPNGGNVWVSLEDGEEMVTLQIKDDGIGIHPKETQRIFERFYRIDKARSRNSGGTGLGLAIVKHIIDLHHGTIDVESEEQQGTTFTIRLPKKG; from the coding sequence ATGAGCAAATACCGAAAACGATTCATACTAAAAATGTTGTCCTTCATCAGTCTTGTGCTGATTGCGCTTGGTTTTTTGTTAGGACAATCGTTTAAAGAGTTTTATGTGAATAACGAAAAAGAAAAGTTGATGGATGAAACATCACTCGTTGAAACGATTTTACAAGGTCGATCGTTAGAAGAGATGGCTGCGTATGTCGACCAATTGTACGCAGAATCGCATTTCGATATGATTTTATTTAACTCACGGGGAGAAATCATTGCCGGGACACCCGTTGATGTTACCAAATTAAATGTGCGGGCGATCAATTTCTCAGCGATTCCGATGGATGGGACGTTCGAATCGAAGACCGATGATACGAGTCTCCAGTTCACGAAACCTGTCCAGACAGCTAGTGGAAATGAAGTGTACCTCAGCTTGATTCGTTATACGAAAGACTTAGATGTCATCTACTCACGTATTTGGACGGTGATCGTTCTTTCGCTCATCGTGTCCTTGTTTATGATTTTCTTTACCGTCTACAGCTCGACGAAACGGTTCTTACGTCCTGTAGCGGAAGCGACGGAAGTTTTACGTGAACTATCGCACGGAAACTATAAATCCCGTGTCTATGAGTTAAATTCACCAGATGAATCAAGGGACTTAGGGAAGTCGATCAATTTACTCGCACGTAATTTAGAAAATGCTTCGTCCGGTGAAGCGATGCAACGCGCGCGACTTGAGTCGTTGATTGAATACATGGGTGCCGGTCTGATGTTGATTGATGAAAAAGGCTACGTTCTCCTCGTCAATCGGACGTATCGGGAAATGTTCAACATTCATGGTAAATCAAATGGTCAACTGTATTATCGTGTGTTGCCAAATGAGAAGATGAGTCAAGTCATTGAAGATGTTTACTTGACGGAAAAACCGAACCGGAAACAATCGAGTGTCCGCTTTGGAATCAATAGTCGGACGTTCATGGTCAGCGCGGCACCAATCTTCGGTAAGAATGGTCGTGTCCAAGGTACGACCGTCGTTTTCAATGACATCACGGAAATCAAGAAGCTGGAGCAGATGCGAAAAGACTTCGTCGCAAATGTTAGTCATGAGTTAAAGACACCATTGACGTCGATTAAAGGATTTGCGGAAACCTTACTTGACGGTGCGCAAGACGTACCGGAAATCCGCGAACAATTTTTGAATATCATTCACGATGAGTCTGAGCGGATGCAGACATTAGTAGAGGACTTGTTGGAGTTATCGCGTCTTGAACAAGATAACTATCAACTTGAGACGACGATTGTCGATGTGACAAGTCTGATTAACGAGACAGAGACGTTGCTGCATCATAAGGCGCAAGAAAAAGAGATGACGATTCATATCGAGACGGAAGAGGAAGTCTTCATCCGGGCAGACTTGAATCGGTTGAAACAAGTCGTCGTCAACCTAGTTGCCAATGCTTTAAACTATACGCCGAATGGTGGGAATGTCTGGGTCAGCCTAGAAGATGGGGAAGAGATGGTCACGCTCCAAATCAAGGATGACGGAATCGGAATACATCCGAAAGAAACGCAACGGATTTTCGAACGTTTCTATCGGATTGACAAAGCGAGAAGTCGTAATTCAGGTGGAACAGGGTTAGGTCTTGCCATCGTTAAACACATCATTGATTTGCATCATGGAACGATTGATGTCGAGTCGGAGGAGCAACAAGGAACGACCTTTACGATACGTTTACCGAAAAAGGGCTGA
- a CDS encoding response regulator transcription factor: MKDKIIVVDDELSIATLLKFNLEQAGFIVETAHDGMSGLKLAEKQDAALIVLDLMLPELDGLEVCKRLRQQKINTPILMLTAKDDEFDKVLGLELGADDYLTKPFSPREVVARVKAILRRMNQQVATEETTDGTILIGDVKIVPDNYEAFKAEERLELTPKEFELLVYLAKNKGRVLTRDQLLSAIWNYDFVGDTRIVDVHISHVREKIEPNTKKPIYIKTIRGLGYKMEEPKVE, encoded by the coding sequence TTGAAAGATAAAATAATTGTTGTTGATGACGAACTCTCGATCGCTACACTTTTGAAATTCAATTTAGAACAAGCTGGCTTTATTGTAGAGACTGCCCACGATGGCATGTCCGGTTTAAAATTAGCGGAAAAGCAAGATGCCGCATTGATCGTACTCGATTTAATGCTACCGGAACTAGATGGGCTTGAAGTCTGTAAACGACTTCGCCAACAAAAAATCAACACACCAATCTTGATGTTGACGGCAAAAGATGACGAATTTGATAAAGTGCTGGGACTTGAGCTTGGAGCAGACGATTATTTGACGAAACCGTTTAGTCCGCGTGAAGTCGTAGCCCGTGTCAAGGCGATTCTCCGCCGAATGAATCAGCAAGTCGCGACGGAAGAAACGACGGATGGGACGATCTTAATCGGGGACGTCAAAATCGTGCCGGATAACTATGAAGCGTTCAAAGCAGAGGAACGCCTTGAGCTCACACCAAAAGAGTTCGAGTTGCTCGTTTACCTCGCTAAAAATAAAGGTCGGGTTTTGACACGTGATCAACTCCTATCTGCGATTTGGAACTATGATTTCGTCGGAGATACGCGAATTGTCGATGTGCATATCAGTCACGTACGTGAAAAGATTGAACCGAATACGAAAAAACCGATCTATATTAAAACAATCCGTGGGCTCGGATATAAGATGGAGGAGCCGAAAGTGGAATGA
- a CDS encoding divergent PAP2 family protein yields MEWNSPLLAAFTAWFIAQAAKLITGVIKNKTFDLEIMFASGGMPSSHSSTVVALAVVIGFQEGFGSSLFALATIFAVIIMYDATGVRQAVGLQAKLLNDYFKGIRHDTPLLNELVGHTEFQVFVGMLLGLAVGFLWPVLFA; encoded by the coding sequence ATGGAATGGAACAGCCCTTTACTCGCTGCATTTACCGCATGGTTTATCGCACAAGCCGCAAAACTCATCACAGGTGTCATCAAGAATAAAACTTTTGATCTTGAAATCATGTTCGCATCAGGCGGCATGCCAAGTTCACATAGTTCGACCGTCGTCGCCCTCGCCGTCGTCATCGGCTTCCAAGAAGGCTTCGGTTCGTCGCTGTTCGCTCTCGCGACCATCTTTGCAGTCATCATCATGTATGACGCGACAGGCGTCAGGCAGGCTGTTGGGTTACAGGCAAAATTACTGAATGACTACTTCAAGGGAATTCGTCATGACACCCCACTATTAAACGAATTAGTCGGACACACGGAATTCCAAGTATTCGTCGGCATGTTGCTTGGTTTAGCAGTCGGTTTCCTATGGCCCGTTTTGTTCGCTTAA
- the mdh gene encoding malate dehydrogenase, translated as MNKRKKISVIGSGFTGATTALYLAQKELGDIVLVDMPQLEDPTKGKALDLQETAPIQGFDSWIQGTSDYKDISDSDIVVITAGIARKPGMSREDLVSTNATVMKSVTKEIVQHAPESIIIVLTNPVDAMTYTVFQESGFPKERVIGQSGVLDTARFRTFIAMELNVSVKDVSGFVLGGHGDDMVPLLRYSQAGGIPVEKLISADRLAAIVERTRKGGGEIVQLLGNGSAYYAPAAAIVEMVEAILKDQRRILPAIAYLEGEYGYHDLYFGVPTIIGGNGLEQIIELELTEDEQQSLDRSAETVRSVLTIL; from the coding sequence ATGAACAAGCGGAAGAAAATTTCAGTCATCGGTAGTGGATTTACGGGAGCGACGACAGCACTTTATCTTGCTCAAAAAGAGCTTGGAGATATCGTACTCGTCGATATGCCGCAACTGGAAGATCCGACAAAAGGCAAAGCACTTGATTTACAGGAAACGGCTCCGATTCAAGGATTTGATTCATGGATTCAAGGAACGTCTGACTACAAGGACATCAGTGACTCGGATATCGTCGTCATTACGGCAGGTATCGCCCGGAAACCCGGAATGAGTCGGGAAGACTTAGTCAGCACGAACGCAACTGTCATGAAATCGGTGACAAAAGAAATTGTTCAGCATGCACCGGAATCGATCATCATCGTTTTGACGAATCCGGTTGATGCGATGACCTATACGGTCTTTCAGGAGTCAGGATTTCCGAAAGAACGGGTCATTGGTCAATCGGGCGTGCTCGATACGGCACGGTTCCGGACGTTCATCGCCATGGAGTTGAATGTTTCCGTCAAGGACGTCTCGGGATTTGTTCTCGGCGGACACGGAGACGACATGGTGCCGTTACTTCGCTATTCACAAGCGGGTGGTATTCCGGTCGAGAAACTCATTTCTGCCGATCGCCTCGCGGCAATCGTTGAACGGACACGTAAAGGTGGTGGAGAAATCGTTCAGTTACTTGGTAACGGTTCTGCCTACTATGCACCTGCGGCTGCCATCGTCGAGATGGTAGAGGCGATCCTAAAAGATCAGCGACGGATTTTACCAGCCATCGCGTATCTTGAAGGAGAGTATGGCTATCACGATCTATACTTTGGGGTTCCGACGATTATTGGTGGGAATGGTCTTGAACAGATTATCGAGCTTGAATTGACAGAAGACGAACAACAATCGCTTGACCGTTCGGCGGAGACCGTTCGATCTGTCCTGACGATTTTATGA